A stretch of Endozoicomonas sp. SCSIO W0465 DNA encodes these proteins:
- a CDS encoding PrkA family serine protein kinase, whose protein sequence is MSIFAQYQQRYEAVQQEELSLLDYLKLCKEDPSVYANAAERMLKAIGEPEVIDTARDPRLSRIFSNKLIKRYPAFKEFYGMEEAIEQMVSYFKHAAQGLEEKKQILYLLGPVGGGKSSLAEKLKQLMERVPFYAIKGSPVFESPLGLFNPDEDGVILKEEYGIPGRYLNYIMSPWAVKRLNEFGGDLTQFRVVKLYPSRLNQIAIAKTEPGDENNQDISSLVGKVDIRQLEEYSQDDPDAYSFSGALCRANQGIMEFVEMFKAPIKVLHPLLTATQEGNYNSTEGLGAIPYEGILLAHSNESEWQSFRNNKTNEAFIDRVNIVKVPYCVRVSEEVHIYQKLLEHSSLKAAPCAPDTLKMLAQFTVLSRIKEPENSSIYSKMKVYDGDNLKDTDPNAKPLQEYRDMAGVDEGMNGLSTRFAFKILSKVFNFDPTEVAANPVHLLYVLEQQIEQHQFPEEIQDRYLAFLKEYLTPKYIEFLGKEIQTAYLESYSEYGQNIFDRYITYADFWIQDQEFRDPDTGHILDRGALSEELEKIEKPAGIANPKDFRNEVVNFVLRARANHDGKNPSWLSYEKMRTVIEKKMFSNTEDLLPVISFNAKGSQEDQRKHADFVSRMVVHGYTEKQVRLLSEWYIRVRKSQ, encoded by the coding sequence ATGTCCATTTTTGCGCAATACCAGCAACGGTATGAAGCGGTTCAACAGGAAGAGCTGAGTCTGCTGGATTATCTCAAACTCTGTAAAGAGGACCCGTCGGTCTATGCCAATGCGGCCGAGCGCATGCTGAAAGCCATTGGTGAGCCAGAAGTAATTGATACCGCCCGTGATCCGCGACTGAGCCGCATCTTCTCCAACAAGTTAATCAAACGCTACCCGGCGTTCAAAGAGTTTTACGGTATGGAAGAGGCCATTGAGCAGATGGTCTCTTATTTCAAACACGCGGCTCAGGGGCTGGAAGAGAAAAAACAGATACTTTACCTGCTTGGCCCGGTGGGAGGCGGCAAGTCTTCTCTGGCCGAAAAATTGAAGCAGTTAATGGAACGGGTGCCGTTTTACGCCATCAAAGGCTCGCCGGTGTTTGAATCCCCGCTGGGGCTGTTCAATCCTGATGAGGATGGGGTTATTCTCAAGGAGGAATACGGCATTCCCGGTCGCTACCTCAATTACATCATGTCTCCCTGGGCGGTCAAACGCCTGAACGAATTTGGGGGCGACCTCACCCAGTTCCGGGTGGTTAAGCTCTACCCAAGCCGGCTGAATCAAATCGCTATTGCCAAAACCGAACCCGGTGATGAAAACAACCAGGATATTTCCAGCCTGGTGGGCAAGGTGGATATTCGCCAGCTGGAAGAGTATTCCCAGGACGATCCCGACGCCTACAGTTTTTCGGGGGCGTTGTGCCGGGCCAACCAGGGCATCATGGAATTCGTGGAGATGTTCAAGGCGCCCATCAAAGTGCTGCACCCGCTGCTGACCGCCACCCAGGAAGGCAACTACAACAGCACCGAAGGGTTGGGGGCGATTCCCTACGAGGGGATTCTGCTGGCGCACTCCAATGAGTCCGAATGGCAGTCCTTCCGGAACAACAAGACCAATGAAGCCTTCATCGACCGGGTCAACATCGTGAAGGTGCCGTACTGTGTCCGGGTCAGTGAAGAGGTGCACATTTACCAGAAGTTGCTGGAACACAGCTCGCTGAAGGCCGCGCCCTGTGCCCCGGATACCCTCAAGATGCTGGCCCAGTTTACCGTGCTGTCACGGATCAAGGAGCCGGAGAACTCTTCCATCTACTCCAAGATGAAAGTGTACGACGGTGATAACCTGAAGGACACCGACCCCAATGCCAAGCCATTGCAGGAATACCGGGATATGGCCGGGGTGGATGAAGGCATGAACGGGCTCTCTACCCGGTTTGCTTTCAAGATCCTGTCCAAAGTATTCAACTTCGATCCGACTGAAGTGGCGGCCAACCCGGTACACCTGCTTTATGTGCTGGAACAGCAGATTGAGCAGCACCAGTTTCCGGAAGAAATCCAGGACCGTTACCTCGCCTTTCTCAAAGAGTATCTGACCCCCAAATACATTGAGTTTCTTGGCAAGGAGATCCAGACCGCGTACCTTGAGTCATACTCCGAATACGGTCAGAACATCTTTGACCGCTACATTACCTACGCTGACTTCTGGATTCAGGATCAGGAATTCCGGGACCCGGATACCGGACATATTCTGGATCGGGGCGCCTTGAGCGAAGAGCTGGAAAAAATCGAAAAACCGGCGGGCATCGCCAATCCCAAGGATTTCCGCAACGAAGTGGTCAACTTTGTACTGCGGGCCCGGGCCAACCACGACGGCAAAAACCCCAGCTGGTTAAGCTACGAGAAGATGCGTACCGTCATTGAGAAGAAAATGTTTTCCAATACCGAAGACCTGTTGCCGGTCATCTCTTTCAATGCCAAAGGGTCGCAGGAAGACCAGCGAAAACACGCGGACTTCGTTTCCCGTATGGTGGTCCACGGTTATACCGAGAAACAGGTACGGCTGTTGTCAGAATGGTACATCCGGGTCCGGAAGTCTCAATGA
- a CDS encoding YeaH/YhbH family protein — MSLIIDRRLNGKKKSTVNRQRFLKRYRHHVKAAVQDAIDQRSITDVDSGSDVTIPRKDLSEPFFHHAQGGHCGHVHPGNHEFHRGDRIQRPPGGDGQGSGAGQASDGGEGADEFVFQINRDEFLEYLFDDLELPNLLRKELKDSTDYQLKRAGFTTAGSPDRLNIVRSLRAAHARRIALSGKDRKVIRTLKRQLRAMEVSPDPADQQQATALREEIKSLNKKLKRLPFIDDFDLRFNNMTKVPRPSSKAVMFCVMDVSGSMTQEIKDMAKRFFLLLYLFLERNYEAVEVVFIRHHSEARECDEHDFFYARETGGTIVSKALLLTHDIIERRYPPSQWNIYIAQASDGDNWGEDSTKCYDVILDKLLPVCQYFAYVEITDQHHQNLWYEYATIAESYPDHFAMQHIHSYSDIYPTFRRLFEKKEGSHVGR; from the coding sequence ATGAGCCTCATCATCGACCGGCGCCTCAATGGAAAAAAGAAGAGCACCGTGAACCGGCAGCGGTTTTTGAAGCGCTACCGGCATCATGTCAAAGCCGCCGTCCAGGATGCCATTGACCAGCGTTCCATCACCGACGTTGACAGTGGCAGTGACGTCACTATTCCCAGGAAAGACCTCAGTGAGCCGTTTTTTCACCACGCACAGGGGGGACACTGCGGCCACGTGCATCCTGGCAACCACGAGTTCCACCGTGGAGACCGCATTCAGCGGCCACCGGGTGGCGATGGACAGGGCAGTGGTGCGGGGCAGGCCAGTGATGGTGGCGAAGGGGCAGATGAGTTCGTCTTCCAGATCAACCGGGACGAGTTCCTGGAATATCTGTTTGATGACCTGGAGCTGCCCAACCTGCTGAGAAAAGAACTGAAAGACAGCACCGACTATCAACTCAAACGGGCCGGGTTTACCACCGCTGGTTCCCCGGACCGGCTGAATATTGTGCGCTCACTGCGGGCTGCCCATGCCCGTCGCATCGCCCTGTCCGGTAAAGACCGGAAAGTGATCCGAACCCTGAAGCGACAACTCAGGGCCATGGAAGTGAGTCCGGACCCTGCCGATCAGCAGCAGGCCACCGCTCTTCGGGAAGAGATCAAGTCGCTCAACAAGAAGCTCAAACGACTGCCGTTTATTGACGATTTTGACCTGCGCTTTAACAACATGACCAAGGTACCCCGGCCCTCCAGCAAGGCGGTGATGTTTTGTGTCATGGATGTTTCCGGGTCCATGACGCAGGAGATCAAGGACATGGCTAAGCGCTTTTTCCTGCTGCTCTACCTGTTCCTGGAACGCAACTACGAAGCCGTGGAAGTGGTCTTTATCCGGCACCACAGTGAGGCGAGGGAGTGTGATGAGCACGACTTCTTCTACGCCCGGGAAACCGGGGGCACCATTGTCTCAAAAGCCCTGCTGCTCACCCATGACATCATTGAACGGCGGTACCCGCCCAGCCAGTGGAACATCTACATCGCCCAGGCCTCGGATGGGGATAACTGGGGCGAAGACTCGACAAAATGTTATGACGTCATCCTGGATAAGCTGCTGCCGGTATGCCAGTACTTCGCCTACGTAGAGATAACCGACCAGCACCACCAGAACCTCTGGTACGAGTACGCTACCATAGCCGAATCTTACCCGGATCACTTCGCCATGCAGCACATCCACAGCTATTCAGATATCTACCCGACCTTCCGGCGTCTGTTTGAAAAAAAGGAGGGCTCTCATGTTGGTCGCTGA